In Sander vitreus isolate 19-12246 chromosome 7, sanVit1, whole genome shotgun sequence, a genomic segment contains:
- the ptges3a gene encoding prostaglandin E synthase 3, translating into MQPATAKWYDRRDSVFVEFCVEDSKDVKVHFDKSKFDFSCITGTDNIKQQNTVDLFGEIDPKGSKHRRTDRSVLCCLRKAEAGKSWPRLTKDKSKCNWLSVDFNNWKDWEDDSEEDLSSFDKFSEMMNTMGGDDIPDLDGAEEEHDSADNDDEKMPDLE; encoded by the exons AT GCAGCCTGCAACAGCCAAGTGGTATGACAGACGAGACTCTGTTTTTGTAGAGTTCTGCGTGGAGGACAGTAAAGatgtaaaagtacattttgacaAGTCCAAATTTGATTTCAG CTGCATCACTGGAACAGATAACATCAAACAACAGAATACTGTGGACCTTTTCGGGGAGATTGACCCCAAA GGCTCTAAACACAGGCGCACTGACAggtctgtgttgtgttgtttacgAAAAGCAGAGGCTGGGAAATCCTGGCCACGACTTACCAAAGACAAGTCAAAG TGCAACTGGCTGAGTGTGGACTTCAATAATTGGAAAGACTGGGAGGATGACTCAGAAGAGGACTTGTCAAGTTTTGATAAATTCTCAGAG ATGATGAACACAATGGGAGGGGATGATATACCTGATTTAGATGGTGCAGAAGAAGAG caTGATTCTGCAGACAATGACGATGAAA AAATGCCCGACCTTGAGTAG
- the dtx3 gene encoding putative E3 ubiquitin-protein ligase DTX3 isoform X1, producing the protein MGSQVSSDEMSVRAGQGSDEVLVSQAVWDYLAAAGRPWLIDFQHKQGMSAGIIRRGERGGCCAVRLQPVESSRNGGAVVMDGPISSETRKAFFDLCRCARKEMSKQEGGPKRKRALLPFVGVLESNGEGSLLQPPPPQPRRSQRQQQRFRKPADEEACAMLHEAAQRKDMDSNLASHSEAEDNSTCSICMGDIVEKTTLERCGHSFCHSCLDQAFKVKKACPVCRLVYGLLIGNQPANGTMIVERDPDLELPGHEGYGCICIIYSFPPGLQAPEHPNPGVRYPGTDRVAYLPDSPEGNRVLGLLRRAFEQRLIFTIGTSMTTGMQNVITWNDIHHKTSIWGGPRCFGYPDPTYLVRVTEELREKGITAD; encoded by the exons ATGGGATCACAAG TTTCCTCTGATGAGATGAGTGTGCGTGCTGGCCAGGGCAGTGATGAGGTGCTGGTTTCACAGGCGGTGTGGGATTACCTGGCTGCAGCTGGGCGGCCCTGGCTCATTGACTTCCAGCACAAGCAGGGGATGAGTGCTGGTATCATTAGgcgaggagagagggggggctgcTGTGCCGTGAGGCTGCAGCCGGTGGAAAGCTCCAGGAATGGTGGAGCTGTGGTGATGGATGGACCCATCTCCAGCGAGACAAGAAAAGCCTTCTTTGACTTATGCCGCTGTGCCCGCAAAGAAATGAGTAAACAGGAGGGGGGACCCAAGAGGAAGAGGGCTCTGCTGCCCTTTGTGGGAGTCCTGGAGTCAAACGGAGAGGGGAGCCTGCTTCAGCCTCCACCTCCCCAGCCCCGGCGCTCCCAGAGACAGCAGCAGAGGTTCAGGAAGCCTGCTGATGAGGAGGCCTGCGCCATGCTCCACGAGGCAGCCCAGAGGAAGGACATGGACTCCAACTTGGCTTCCCATAGTGAGGCGGAGGACAACAGTACTTGTTCAATCTGCATGGGGGACATAGTGGAGAAGACTACCTTGGAGAGGTGTGGCCATTCATTCTGTCACTCTTGCCTTGATCAAGCCTTTAAGGTGAAGAAAGCGTGTCCTGTGTGTCGGCTAGTGTACGGCCTGTTGATTGGGAACCAGCCTGCTAATGGTACAATGATCGTAGAGCGAGATCCTGATCTGGAGCTTCCTGGCCATGAAGGCTATGGGTGTATCTGCATCATCTACAGCTTCCCTCCTGGCCTACAGGCG CCAGAACACCCAAACCCAGGTGTTCGGTACCCAGGAACAGACCGTGTGGCCTACCTCCCtgacagccctgaggggaaccgTGTGCTGGGCCTGCTGCGCCGGGCCTTCGAACAGCGCCTTATCTTCACCATCGGTACCTCCATGACTACGGGCATGCAAAATGTCATCACCTGGAATGACATTCACCACAAGACCTCAATATGGGGCGGGCCCCGCTG TTTTGGCTACCCAGACCCTACTTACCTGGTACGAGTGACAGAGGAGCTCAGAGAGAAAGGCATCACGGCGGACTGA
- the dtx3 gene encoding putative E3 ubiquitin-protein ligase DTX3 isoform X2 encodes MSVRAGQGSDEVLVSQAVWDYLAAAGRPWLIDFQHKQGMSAGIIRRGERGGCCAVRLQPVESSRNGGAVVMDGPISSETRKAFFDLCRCARKEMSKQEGGPKRKRALLPFVGVLESNGEGSLLQPPPPQPRRSQRQQQRFRKPADEEACAMLHEAAQRKDMDSNLASHSEAEDNSTCSICMGDIVEKTTLERCGHSFCHSCLDQAFKVKKACPVCRLVYGLLIGNQPANGTMIVERDPDLELPGHEGYGCICIIYSFPPGLQAPEHPNPGVRYPGTDRVAYLPDSPEGNRVLGLLRRAFEQRLIFTIGTSMTTGMQNVITWNDIHHKTSIWGGPRCFGYPDPTYLVRVTEELREKGITAD; translated from the exons ATGAGTGTGCGTGCTGGCCAGGGCAGTGATGAGGTGCTGGTTTCACAGGCGGTGTGGGATTACCTGGCTGCAGCTGGGCGGCCCTGGCTCATTGACTTCCAGCACAAGCAGGGGATGAGTGCTGGTATCATTAGgcgaggagagagggggggctgcTGTGCCGTGAGGCTGCAGCCGGTGGAAAGCTCCAGGAATGGTGGAGCTGTGGTGATGGATGGACCCATCTCCAGCGAGACAAGAAAAGCCTTCTTTGACTTATGCCGCTGTGCCCGCAAAGAAATGAGTAAACAGGAGGGGGGACCCAAGAGGAAGAGGGCTCTGCTGCCCTTTGTGGGAGTCCTGGAGTCAAACGGAGAGGGGAGCCTGCTTCAGCCTCCACCTCCCCAGCCCCGGCGCTCCCAGAGACAGCAGCAGAGGTTCAGGAAGCCTGCTGATGAGGAGGCCTGCGCCATGCTCCACGAGGCAGCCCAGAGGAAGGACATGGACTCCAACTTGGCTTCCCATAGTGAGGCGGAGGACAACAGTACTTGTTCAATCTGCATGGGGGACATAGTGGAGAAGACTACCTTGGAGAGGTGTGGCCATTCATTCTGTCACTCTTGCCTTGATCAAGCCTTTAAGGTGAAGAAAGCGTGTCCTGTGTGTCGGCTAGTGTACGGCCTGTTGATTGGGAACCAGCCTGCTAATGGTACAATGATCGTAGAGCGAGATCCTGATCTGGAGCTTCCTGGCCATGAAGGCTATGGGTGTATCTGCATCATCTACAGCTTCCCTCCTGGCCTACAGGCG CCAGAACACCCAAACCCAGGTGTTCGGTACCCAGGAACAGACCGTGTGGCCTACCTCCCtgacagccctgaggggaaccgTGTGCTGGGCCTGCTGCGCCGGGCCTTCGAACAGCGCCTTATCTTCACCATCGGTACCTCCATGACTACGGGCATGCAAAATGTCATCACCTGGAATGACATTCACCACAAGACCTCAATATGGGGCGGGCCCCGCTG TTTTGGCTACCCAGACCCTACTTACCTGGTACGAGTGACAGAGGAGCTCAGAGAGAAAGGCATCACGGCGGACTGA